A portion of the Meriones unguiculatus strain TT.TT164.6M chromosome 14, Bangor_MerUng_6.1, whole genome shotgun sequence genome contains these proteins:
- the Bckdk gene encoding 3-methyl-2-oxobutanoate dehydrogenase [lipoamide] kinase, mitochondrial — MILTSVLGSGPRSGPSLWPLLGSSLSLRARSTSATDTHHVELARERSKTVTSFYNQSAIDVAAEKPSVRLTPTMMLYSGRSQDGSHLLKSGRYLQQELPVRIAHRIKGFRSLPFIIGCNPTILHVHELYIRAFQKLTDFPPIKDQADEAQYCQLVRQLLDDHKDVVTLLAEGLRESRKHIEDERLVRYFLDKTLTSRLGIRMLATHHLALHEDKPDFVGIICTRLSPKKIIEKWVDFARRLCEHKYGNAPRVRINGHVAARFPFIPMPLDYILPELLKNAMRATMESHLDTPYNVPDVVITIANNDIDLIIRISDRGGGIAHKDLDRVMDYHFTTAEASTQDPRISPLFGHLDMHSSGQSGPMHGFGFGLPTSRAYAEYLGGSLQLQSLQGIGTDVYLRLRHIDGREESFRI, encoded by the exons ATGATACTGACTTCAGTGCTGGGCAGCGGCCCTCGGAGCGGGCCTTCACTGTGGCCCCTTTTGGGGTCCTCACTGTCACTCCGGGCTCGATCAACATCAGCCACCGATACACACCATGTAGAGCTGGCCAGGGAACGCTCCAAGACTGTGACTTCCTTTTACAACCAGTCAGCCATTGACGTGGCAGCAGAGAAG CCTTCAGTCCGCCTCACTCCCACCATGATGCTCTATTCTGGCCGCTCCCAGGATGGCAGTCACCTTCTG aaaagtggCCGCTATTTGCAACAGGAGTTACCAGTGAGGATTGCTCACCGGATCAAGGGCTTCCGTAGCCTCCCTTTCATCATAGGTTGCAATCCTACCATACTGCATGTG CACGAGCTATACATCCGGGCCTTCCAGAAGCTGACAGACTTCCCTCCG ATCAAGGACCAGGCCGATGAGGCCCAGTATTGCCAGCTGGTGCGACAGCTGCTAGATGACCACAAGGATGTGGTGACCCTGTTAGCTGAGGGTCTTCGTGAGAGCCGGAAACACATAGAG gatgAAAGGTTGGTCCGGTACTTCTTGGACAAGACACTGACGTCAAGACTTGGCATCCGCATGCTGGCTACTCACCACTTGGCACTACATGAGGACAAG ccTGATTTTGTTGGCATCATCTGCACTCGTCTGTCACCAAAGAAGATTATTGAAAAGTGGGTGGATTTTGCCAG ACGCCTGTGTGAGCACAAGTATGGCAACGCCCCTCGGGTCCGCATCAATGGACATGTGGCTGCCCGTTTCCCCTTCATCCCGATGCCACTGGACTACATCCTGCCTGAGCTGCTCAAGAACGCCATGAG AGCCACCATGGAGAGTCACCTAGACACTCCCTACAACGTTCCAGATGTGGTCATCACCATCGCCAATAATGATATCGATCTCATCATCAG GATTTCAGACCGGGGTGGAGGAATTGCTCACAAAGACCTGGATCGGGTCATGGACTACCACTTCACCACAGCTGAGGCCAGCACCCAGGACCCCCGAATCAGCCCCCTCTTCGGCCACCTGGATATGCACAGCAGTGGCCAGTCAGGACCTATGCATGG CTTTGGCTTCGGGTTGCCCACGTCCAGGGCCTACGCGGAGTATCTCGGTGGCTCCCTGCAGCTGCAGTCCCTGCAGGGCATTGGCACAGATGTCTACCTGCGGCTCCGCCACATTGATGGCCGGGAGGAAAGCTTCAGAATCTGA